One window of Leopardus geoffroyi isolate Oge1 chromosome B3, O.geoffroyi_Oge1_pat1.0, whole genome shotgun sequence genomic DNA carries:
- the GPR33 gene encoding probable G-protein coupled receptor 33, with protein sequence MDLINFTNSLNVSTLVRNSTHFPAPASNVIIALLLYLSVIIGTITNGLYLWVLFFKMKKTVNTLLFFHLIFSYFISILILPFIAASYLQDNHWSFGTAMCKVFNATLSTGMFASIFFLSAISVDRYLLTLHPVWSQLHRTPRWASRIILGIWISATALGMPYLVFRETHDDHKGRVTCQNNYAVSTNWESRKMQTFRKWIHVACFIGRFLLGFLLPFFTITLCYKRVANKMKERGLSRSNKPFKVMMTAIISFFVCWMPYHVHQGLILTKNQSVLLQLTLILTVITISFNAIFSPTLYLFTGEDFKNVFKKSILALFESTFSEDSLIERIQNLNSEAYI encoded by the coding sequence ATGGATCTGATCAACTTCACCAATTCGCTCAATGTCTCCACTCTAGTAAGAAACAGCACTCACTTTCCAGCTCCTGCCTCAAACGTGATCATTGCCCTTCTTCTGTACTTGTCAGTTATAATCGGTACCATCACCAACGGGCTCTACCTATGGGTGCtctttttcaagatgaaaaagaCTGTCAATACGCTCttattttttcatctcattttctcatattttatttcaatattgatTCTACCATTTATAGCTGCCTCCTACCTTCAGGACAATCACTGGAGCTTTGGAACTGCCATGTGCAAGGTCTTCAATGCCACTTTGTCTACAGGGATGTTCGcctctattttcttcctctcagcCATCAGTGTTGACCGTTACCTTCTCACTCTTCACCCAGTGTGGTCACAGCTTCACCGAACCCCACGCTGGGCTTCCAGGATCATCCTGGGAATCTGGATCTCTGCCACAGCCCTCGGCATGCCTTATTTGGTTTTCAGAGAGACACATGATGACCATAAAGGAAGAGTGACCTGCCAAAATAACTATGCTGTGTCTACTAACTGGGAAAGCAGAAAGATGCAAACATTCAGGAAATGGATTCATGTAGCCTGTTTCATTGGCCGCTTTTTACTAggcttccttctgcctttctttacCATCACCCTTTGCTACAAAAGAGTAGCCAACAAGATGAAAGAGAGGGGCCTGTCTAGGTCCAATAAGCCCTTCAAAGTCATGATGACTGCCATTATCTCTTTCTTTGTGTGCTGGATGCCCTACCATGTGCACCAGGGCTTAATCCTCACTAAGAACCAATCAGTACTTTTACAGTTGACTCTGATACTTACAGTGATAACCATTTCTTTCAACGCTATTTTTTCTCCTACACTCTACTTGTTTACTGGGGAGgacttcaaaaatgttttcaagaagtCCATTCTTGCTCTGTTTGAGTCAACGTTCAGTGAGGACTCTTTGATAGAAAGGATACAAAACCTAAATTCAGAAGCCTACATTTAA